The proteins below come from a single Methanothermobacter sp. genomic window:
- a CDS encoding DtxR family transcriptional regulator → MKHLSENIEEYLETIYRLSESSKNASTTKISKEMGIAPASVTQMLKKLDSEGYVKYSPYRGAVLTEKGYRIARRITRKHRLLERFLHDVLGIRRDRIHRQACEMEHSLSDDAERALCQLLNMPGECPDANPIPACDFKFQTCGECIELKDTDVEEIGCREGNLKSLTEMDEKQAGRVSFIRGDYKVLRRLMDMGITLGAPIRMIKRAPLNGPIEVEVRGSRVALGRDIADNVFIDTES, encoded by the coding sequence AGGAGTACCTCGAAACCATCTACCGGTTATCAGAATCCAGTAAAAATGCCAGTACAACCAAAATATCAAAGGAGATGGGAATAGCTCCTGCCAGTGTAACCCAGATGCTTAAAAAACTTGACTCTGAGGGATATGTTAAATATTCACCCTACCGTGGGGCTGTACTCACAGAAAAGGGGTACAGGATAGCCCGGAGAATAACAAGGAAGCACCGTCTGCTTGAGCGGTTCCTCCACGATGTACTTGGAATCAGGAGGGACAGGATACACAGACAGGCCTGTGAGATGGAACATTCACTCTCAGATGATGCAGAGAGGGCCCTCTGCCAGCTCCTCAACATGCCAGGTGAGTGCCCCGATGCAAACCCGATCCCTGCCTGCGACTTCAAATTCCAGACATGCGGGGAATGCATTGAACTGAAGGATACAGATGTTGAGGAAATAGGGTGCCGTGAGGGTAACCTCAAATCACTCACAGAGATGGATGAAAAACAGGCCGGAAGGGTTTCCTTCATAAGGGGGGACTACAAGGTTTTAAGGAGGCTCATGGACATGGGAATAACCCTTGGAGCCCCCATAAGAATGATCAAAAGGGCCCCCCTCAATGGACCCATCGAGGTGGAGGTCCGCGGCTCAAGGGTTGCCCTTGGAAGGGACATAGCAGACAACGTATTCATAGATACAGAAAGCTGA